One segment of Desulfosudis oleivorans Hxd3 DNA contains the following:
- a CDS encoding acyl-CoA dehydrogenase family protein: MKNALATIHDTYLERCDNSGLQKKTWRDTIAVAFPPDLGDGRTTRPSTRLAGEGGDLGCALLWIVQSALVRPFLSLIRLQADLTPDQTSLLSTFGQTDCGAMAHSEPKEAPVVLTTETVGFRLNGIKKYITAGSQADFILMSARGPGEEKVSRLLLLPVSALSAQEIIPLDLEALRTTSHGRLTLVDKTVPGHYLLPLTPPMVRKGLKLNGLVERSLIMEAVLAFMLYLNRRLGRQLSYAPADEATIKKLAGQQTEFTTAVICQARSGAQVCPQWVDLHTVSTGIESICNAAADLDPDTNTDLAKRINDLRFIRSLWG, from the coding sequence ATGAAAAACGCCCTGGCCACTATCCATGACACGTACCTTGAAAGATGTGATAATTCAGGCCTGCAAAAAAAAACATGGCGAGACACCATCGCCGTTGCCTTTCCACCGGACCTGGGCGACGGCCGGACAACCCGGCCCAGCACCCGCCTGGCCGGTGAGGGTGGTGACCTGGGCTGCGCCCTGCTGTGGATCGTTCAGTCCGCCCTGGTGCGGCCCTTTCTGAGCCTGATCCGTCTTCAGGCCGACCTTACGCCGGATCAGACGTCTTTGCTGTCCACATTCGGGCAAACCGACTGCGGGGCAATGGCCCATTCTGAGCCAAAGGAGGCACCGGTTGTTCTGACGACCGAGACTGTCGGGTTTCGATTAAACGGAATCAAAAAATACATTACCGCCGGCAGCCAGGCGGATTTTATCCTGATGAGCGCCCGGGGGCCAGGGGAGGAAAAAGTTTCCCGACTGTTGCTGCTGCCGGTCAGCGCCTTATCGGCACAGGAAATAATACCCCTGGACCTGGAGGCGCTCAGGACCACCAGCCATGGCCGCCTGACACTGGTGGACAAAACCGTCCCCGGTCACTACCTTCTGCCGTTGACGCCCCCGATGGTGCGCAAAGGGTTGAAGCTCAACGGTCTGGTAGAGCGCAGCCTGATCATGGAAGCCGTGCTGGCCTTCATGCTGTATCTCAACCGGCGTTTGGGAAGGCAGTTGTCATACGCCCCGGCAGATGAAGCCACCATTAAAAAACTGGCCGGCCAACAGACAGAATTTACCACCGCCGTCATTTGCCAGGCCCGAAGCGGCGCACAGGTTTGCCCGCAATGGGTCGATCTGCATACCGTCAGCACCGGTATCGAATCTATCTGCAATGCAGCAGCCGACCTGGATCCGGATACCAATACAGACCTGGCCAAACGCATCAACGACCTTCGCTTTATCCGGTCCCTGTGGGGATAA
- a CDS encoding VWA domain-containing protein — MVEVAAHPRANHLLDTVLRFADCCRASELFVSTAEILDTVNQLCLIDLLEESAFKTLLNANFVKSQRDQPKFEALYQLFFHDLAMSPADADVPPDADAAGTQNILNELQDQYRNSQADSNTEDPVIAALMDFLAGRPQPWLNLLRDLNNADQETRQIPLRSNLGELAQRLNILLKINQLRARSRELAETRLADDPVTRRAVENHFQSLLDRADDLFRHEPQPDNVGLREVDSAERPFQNIGETPLANLSPAEIDAIRDIIDRLVNKLKDVASRRQAARRRGALDVSTTLRRANRYQGVPMSLVFKTHPPRKSKIVTLCDVSGSVWSTARFMLSVLYALQDCFSGVKSYVFVAGVADVSDLFQAHDINTAIEKIFSDNHLATEVPTDYGESFLRFRESHLHELTRRTTMIIIGDGRSNYMNPRVDVLNELRKKCRRIIWLNPEPLVFWDNGDSDMRLFRKYCHEIRPCRNLNQLWAFVEDLVL; from the coding sequence ATGGTTGAGGTGGCTGCCCATCCCCGGGCAAATCATCTGCTTGATACCGTTCTGCGTTTTGCCGACTGCTGCCGGGCATCAGAACTTTTTGTTTCAACGGCTGAAATCCTGGACACGGTGAATCAACTCTGCCTGATTGATCTGCTGGAAGAGTCAGCGTTCAAAACCCTCTTGAACGCCAATTTTGTCAAATCCCAACGCGATCAACCCAAATTTGAGGCCCTTTACCAGCTTTTTTTTCACGATCTGGCCATGTCGCCGGCTGACGCGGATGTTCCGCCGGATGCAGACGCAGCGGGTACTCAAAACATTTTAAACGAGTTACAGGATCAATACCGTAATTCACAGGCGGATTCGAATACGGAGGACCCGGTCATCGCGGCCCTGATGGACTTTCTGGCAGGCAGGCCCCAGCCCTGGCTGAATTTGCTGCGGGACCTCAATAATGCCGACCAAGAGACCCGACAGATACCCCTGAGATCCAACCTCGGGGAATTGGCCCAGCGCCTGAACATCCTGCTGAAAATAAATCAGTTGCGGGCCCGTTCCCGGGAACTGGCCGAAACCCGGTTGGCGGATGATCCGGTGACACGCCGGGCCGTTGAAAATCATTTCCAGTCCCTTCTGGACCGGGCCGACGATCTTTTCCGGCATGAGCCCCAACCCGATAATGTCGGCCTTCGTGAGGTCGATTCCGCAGAGCGGCCTTTTCAGAACATCGGTGAAACGCCTCTGGCCAACCTGTCTCCAGCTGAAATCGATGCCATCCGGGACATCATCGACCGCCTGGTGAATAAATTAAAAGATGTGGCCTCACGCCGTCAGGCAGCCCGACGCCGTGGTGCCCTGGATGTGTCCACCACCCTGCGCCGGGCCAACCGTTATCAGGGGGTTCCCATGTCCCTGGTCTTTAAAACCCATCCCCCCAGAAAAAGCAAAATTGTTACCCTTTGCGATGTTTCCGGCTCGGTCTGGTCCACCGCCCGGTTCATGCTGTCCGTGCTTTACGCCCTGCAGGACTGTTTCTCCGGTGTAAAAAGTTATGTGTTTGTGGCGGGCGTGGCGGATGTTTCCGATCTTTTCCAGGCCCATGACATCAATACCGCCATTGAAAAAATCTTTTCAGACAACCATCTGGCCACGGAAGTACCCACGGATTACGGGGAGTCATTTCTGCGTTTCCGCGAATCCCATTTACATGAACTGACCCGTCGGACAACAATGATCATCATCGGCGACGGCCGTTCCAATTATATGAATCCACGGGTCGATGTGCTCAATGAACTGCGAAAAAAATGCCGCCGCATTATCTGGCTCAACCCTGAACCCCTGGTCTTCTGGGACAATGGTGACAGCGACATGCGCCTGTTTCGAAAATACTGTCATGAAATCCGCCCATGCCGGAACCTGAATCAATTATGGGCTTTTGTCGAGGATCTGGTTTTGTGA
- a CDS encoding AAA family ATPase yields the protein MMFNDIDDVTRRLQASSYIPSLKIATVVFLATAMEKPILVEGPAGVGKTELARAVATATGRQLIRLQCYEGLDESKALYEWEYAKQLLYTQMVREKIGSLLADTDSIAQAVDKIAAEEDAFFSERFIQPRPLLQAILSEQPVVLLVDEVDKADPEFEAFLLELLSDFQVTIPEIGTKTAITRPAVFLTSNSYRDMSNALKRRCLYLYIDYPEPATELAIVRKKIPGIDRALLEKMIDIVGRLRRLDLKKRPCISETLDWARALMALDINEITPAALETTLDVLCKHKADADRVIPCIHEVVNG from the coding sequence ATGATGTTTAATGACATTGATGATGTCACCCGTCGGCTGCAGGCCAGCAGTTATATTCCGTCACTTAAAATTGCCACTGTTGTTTTCCTGGCCACGGCCATGGAAAAACCGATACTGGTGGAAGGTCCGGCAGGCGTCGGCAAAACCGAACTGGCCCGGGCCGTGGCAACCGCTACCGGTCGTCAGCTGATTCGACTTCAATGCTACGAAGGGCTGGACGAGTCAAAGGCCCTGTACGAATGGGAATATGCCAAACAACTCCTTTATACCCAGATGGTCCGGGAAAAAATCGGTTCTCTGCTGGCGGACACAGACTCCATTGCACAGGCCGTGGACAAAATCGCCGCTGAGGAAGACGCCTTTTTTTCCGAGCGGTTTATCCAGCCGCGACCGCTGCTCCAGGCCATTTTATCAGAGCAGCCGGTTGTCCTGCTGGTTGACGAAGTGGACAAGGCCGACCCGGAGTTTGAAGCTTTTCTGCTGGAACTGCTCAGCGACTTCCAGGTCACTATCCCAGAAATCGGCACCAAGACAGCCATCACCCGGCCGGCTGTTTTTCTGACGTCAAACAGTTATCGGGACATGAGCAACGCTTTAAAACGCCGCTGCCTTTATCTTTATATCGACTATCCGGAACCGGCCACCGAACTGGCCATCGTCAGAAAAAAAATACCGGGAATCGACCGGGCCCTGCTGGAAAAAATGATCGACATCGTCGGCCGGCTGCGTCGACTGGATTTAAAAAAACGGCCCTGTATATCCGAAACCCTGGATTGGGCACGGGCACTGATGGCCCTGGATATCAATGAAATCACGCCGGCCGCCCTGGAAACCACCCTGGATGTGCTGTGTAAGCACAAGGCCGATGCCGACCGTGTCATCCCCTGCATTCATGAGGTGGTCAATGGTTGA
- a CDS encoding 4Fe-4S binding protein, with protein MKPSSKDILKRHGWRLDRAVHNFVYFYFHKQYVFVARWLTRITVMLFSWLKPMKAIPEFVYNRYHSKVLSVSDVTKILSLEKSLDIGVDKNKRVLPFKYANKIFIRNPKLIAVMDCPCALNQKESERCHPVKKCIAVGQDFAPIWLDHCKEKYHATQITQAEALEIIKEARKTGHVTNAFLKVATGGITGIICNCCPKCCVELESTRLSQKIDPSVSQYAPSGYSVRHDPAACTLCGACEAVCPFDAIKITDDRLVYDIGACMGCELCVENCPDNALTLYNDPDKLLPLDIELLKTEL; from the coding sequence ATGAAGCCATCATCAAAGGATATTTTAAAACGCCATGGCTGGCGCCTTGACCGGGCAGTCCACAATTTTGTCTATTTTTATTTTCACAAGCAATATGTTTTCGTGGCAAGATGGCTCACCAGAATCACGGTGATGCTTTTTTCCTGGCTGAAACCGATGAAAGCCATACCGGAATTCGTGTATAACCGATATCATTCCAAGGTATTGTCCGTCAGCGATGTTACCAAAATACTGTCTCTGGAAAAAAGCCTGGATATCGGGGTCGATAAGAACAAACGGGTTCTGCCGTTCAAGTACGCCAACAAAATTTTTATTCGCAACCCCAAGCTAATCGCGGTGATGGACTGCCCCTGCGCCCTGAACCAGAAGGAATCCGAACGGTGTCATCCGGTGAAAAAGTGCATTGCCGTAGGCCAGGACTTCGCGCCCATCTGGCTGGACCACTGCAAAGAGAAATATCACGCCACCCAGATTACCCAGGCAGAGGCCCTGGAGATCATCAAAGAGGCGCGCAAAACAGGGCATGTGACCAACGCTTTTTTGAAGGTTGCCACCGGCGGCATTACCGGCATCATCTGCAACTGCTGCCCCAAATGCTGTGTTGAGCTTGAATCGACCCGGCTGTCTCAAAAAATTGATCCGTCCGTATCGCAATACGCGCCGTCCGGCTATTCGGTCAGGCACGACCCCGCCGCCTGCACCCTGTGCGGTGCCTGCGAGGCCGTCTGCCCGTTTGACGCCATAAAAATTACGGATGATCGATTGGTCTATGATATCGGCGCCTGCATGGGCTGCGAACTGTGCGTGGAAAACTGCCCCGACAATGCGTTGACGCTCTACAACGACCCGGACAAACTGCTCCCCCTGGACATTGAACTGTTGAAAACCGAACTTTGA
- a CDS encoding nitric oxide reductase activation protein NorD codes for MSSVNHPGDRLPEAADIAFFSSISKECGQAFASAEKQARALLSESAYATWVSLARKIHRSFPDTDGPVRAYLDSSRPFFCEDGLGYLKNWVTESIKIGSWSTACAKDFLMATPAFLAHARFAKINQLASDIKYILDAENGGEATATAFIKTSATILRYLSPRVYKIWKESGFRILRQNRDKGTQYFSMEPEGLDRLYLSETTKIFKITAIAFNSTPEKAGAFYETLPNRILRINPNLRDKILEKILEMASGRPDEIIEDMNAMALSLGSFSNPVQQTIFDLGKQLDEISKKAFRAYYQNVKHVLENIPVYFLVNWVSRGMDLLLENKKEGVTYFAMESPEAGAELVKWGSAAFLEQHREMLSLFCHALCGKKVRIRSNDEMAESERNRLGLIAEDTGFIFFLSSYVAEEDNAAANIRYYKTAAALKAGYIEFGTLAPEFAGIWQLLESFPDRELALDIFHILEDGRIFYNLKKNYPGLSPEIERTIENALLKRDVPRDDLFGAALELLLRLSLGYAADINMDAPFSKPLAGVYADLKDHLAAFPAQAETVLDSYTITARVYDTLSALVRQKSRKAALPLPLCMNKEPEETEGTGPMVMPPNTIVEGDGSETGTDITLTPEELERLLDMAQDITLLSMLTPVPAANRFYLSDLDNFTVKDGGDEARDPGSVDIKQGVTTGKTVGKAGTGKKKYYYDEWDFLAREYRTKWCCLREKEPRQSDPDMYHRIYAEYGDLIRKTRAQFQRIRPASLDIIHNVDQGDEIDLTALIRHVVDKKAGAVPSDRVFCRKDKKIRHMSTLLLIDMSASTEETAPEVSAEDSQDKKGGKSSRDDKRVIDIEKESLIVMSEALDALGDQYAMYGFSGHGREHVDYYVIKSFDESNTEKVKMRICGIEPRQSTRMGTAIRHAVSKLSNREADHRLLILLSDGFPQDLDYGEDRNSREYGLNDTMMAFIEAKRLGIKPFCITIDQSGNDYLKKMCAPEEYLIIKDIAMLPELLPGIVESLMG; via the coding sequence ATGAGTTCAGTCAACCATCCCGGCGACCGGCTGCCGGAAGCGGCGGATATCGCCTTTTTTTCCAGTATCTCTAAAGAATGCGGCCAGGCGTTTGCAAGCGCGGAGAAACAGGCCCGGGCGCTTCTTTCTGAAAGCGCGTATGCCACCTGGGTGTCACTTGCCAGAAAGATTCACCGGTCATTCCCGGATACAGACGGCCCGGTGCGGGCGTACCTTGATTCCAGCCGGCCGTTTTTTTGCGAGGACGGGCTTGGCTACCTGAAAAACTGGGTTACCGAGAGTATCAAAATCGGATCATGGTCGACGGCCTGCGCCAAAGACTTTTTAATGGCCACCCCGGCTTTTCTGGCGCACGCCCGTTTTGCCAAGATCAACCAGCTGGCGTCGGACATAAAGTACATTCTTGACGCGGAAAACGGGGGCGAAGCGACCGCGACCGCGTTTATAAAAACGTCGGCAACCATCCTGCGGTATCTGTCACCAAGAGTCTACAAGATATGGAAAGAGAGCGGCTTCCGTATTTTAAGGCAAAACAGGGATAAGGGGACCCAATATTTTTCCATGGAACCGGAAGGGCTTGACCGGCTTTATCTTTCTGAAACCACAAAAATTTTTAAGATTACAGCCATCGCCTTTAACTCGACGCCTGAAAAGGCCGGTGCTTTCTATGAGACGCTCCCCAACCGCATTCTGCGAATAAATCCCAACCTGCGCGACAAAATTCTGGAAAAGATTCTTGAGATGGCATCCGGAAGACCGGATGAAATCATCGAGGACATGAACGCTATGGCCCTGTCGCTTGGCTCCTTTTCCAACCCGGTCCAGCAGACGATCTTCGATCTGGGCAAACAACTGGATGAAATTTCAAAAAAGGCGTTCCGGGCCTATTATCAAAACGTGAAGCATGTCCTTGAAAATATTCCTGTTTACTTTCTGGTCAACTGGGTGAGCCGGGGAATGGACCTCCTTCTTGAAAACAAAAAAGAGGGCGTCACCTATTTTGCAATGGAAAGCCCGGAAGCCGGGGCCGAACTGGTTAAATGGGGAAGCGCCGCCTTTCTCGAACAGCACCGGGAAATGCTCTCACTGTTCTGCCACGCCCTGTGCGGGAAGAAGGTCCGTATTCGAAGCAATGATGAGATGGCCGAATCAGAGAGGAACCGGCTGGGTCTTATAGCGGAGGACACGGGCTTTATTTTTTTTCTTTCTTCCTATGTGGCGGAAGAAGATAACGCGGCGGCCAACATCCGTTATTACAAGACGGCTGCCGCGCTTAAGGCGGGATATATCGAGTTCGGCACCCTGGCCCCTGAATTCGCGGGCATATGGCAGCTGCTGGAGTCGTTTCCTGACAGGGAGTTGGCCCTTGATATTTTTCACATCCTTGAGGACGGCAGGATTTTCTATAATTTGAAAAAAAACTATCCCGGTCTTTCTCCGGAGATTGAGCGCACAATTGAAAACGCCCTTTTAAAAAGGGATGTCCCCCGGGACGACCTTTTTGGCGCGGCCCTTGAATTGCTCTTACGGCTATCCCTCGGGTATGCTGCTGATATAAACATGGACGCCCCCTTTTCCAAGCCCCTTGCCGGTGTTTATGCCGACCTGAAAGACCATCTCGCGGCGTTTCCCGCGCAAGCAGAAACCGTTCTTGATTCCTACACGATAACGGCACGGGTCTATGACACACTCAGCGCACTGGTCCGGCAAAAGTCCCGAAAGGCGGCTTTGCCATTGCCGCTTTGCATGAATAAAGAACCGGAGGAAACAGAAGGAACCGGACCCATGGTAATGCCCCCGAATACAATTGTGGAGGGGGACGGTTCAGAAACAGGGACGGATATCACCCTGACACCGGAGGAGCTGGAACGGCTCCTTGACATGGCCCAGGACATCACCCTGTTGAGCATGCTTACGCCGGTGCCTGCGGCGAACAGGTTCTACCTTTCCGACCTTGATAATTTTACGGTAAAAGACGGCGGCGATGAAGCCCGGGACCCGGGCAGTGTTGATATAAAACAGGGGGTGACCACCGGGAAGACGGTTGGTAAAGCCGGGACCGGCAAGAAAAAATACTATTATGACGAGTGGGATTTTCTTGCCAGAGAATACAGGACAAAATGGTGCTGCCTCAGGGAAAAGGAGCCCCGCCAGAGCGACCCGGACATGTATCACAGGATTTACGCGGAATACGGCGACCTTATCCGCAAAACGCGGGCCCAGTTCCAGCGGATCCGGCCGGCGTCGTTGGATATTATCCACAATGTGGACCAGGGGGATGAGATCGATCTTACCGCCCTGATTCGACACGTTGTTGATAAAAAAGCGGGGGCCGTTCCTTCGGACAGGGTGTTCTGCAGAAAAGACAAAAAGATACGGCACATGTCAACGCTACTGCTGATCGACATGAGCGCCTCCACGGAAGAAACCGCGCCAGAGGTATCGGCAGAAGATTCGCAGGATAAAAAAGGGGGAAAATCATCCCGCGACGACAAGCGGGTGATTGACATTGAGAAGGAGAGCCTGATTGTCATGTCCGAAGCGCTGGACGCGCTGGGCGACCAGTACGCCATGTACGGGTTTTCCGGTCATGGCAGGGAACACGTGGACTACTATGTGATCAAGTCCTTTGACGAGTCCAACACGGAAAAGGTGAAAATGCGCATCTGCGGCATTGAGCCCAGGCAGAGTACGCGCATGGGCACCGCTATCCGCCACGCCGTTTCCAAACTCAGCAACCGTGAGGCGGACCACCGGTTGCTGATTCTCCTGAGCGACGGATTTCCCCAGGACCTTGACTACGGCGAAGACAGGAACTCACGGGAGTACGGGCTTAACGACACCATGATGGCCTTTATCGAAGCCAAACGGCTGGGCATCAAGCCCTTCTGCATAACCATCGACCAGTCGGGAAACGACTACCTGAAAAAAATGTGCGCCCCGGAAGAGTATTTGATCATCAAAGATATTGCCATGCTCCCGGAACTGTTGCCGGGAATCGTTGAGTCGCTGATGGGTTGA
- a CDS encoding CbbQ/NirQ/NorQ/GpvN family protein → MKAREIQIQNHMIKKKPYYLPVGDEVELFTAAYEAKIPVLLKGPTGTGKTRFVEYMAYMLGKQLKRKKGLPVITVACHEDLTTTDLVGKFLLKGEETVWMDGPLSTAVKKGGICYLDEIVEARKDTTVIIHPLADHRRILPVDKKGTVIEAHESFFLVISYNPGYQSIIKELKQSTKQRFIAINFDYPDKEKEAEIIAHESGVDKKTAADLARIGEKIRHIEGHALTEGASTRVLVYAGSLIKKGISARRACDVSITSLLTEEKEVRRAINEVISAVFPG, encoded by the coding sequence ATGAAAGCAAGAGAAATTCAGATTCAGAACCACATGATTAAAAAAAAGCCTTATTACCTTCCTGTCGGTGACGAGGTGGAACTGTTTACCGCCGCTTATGAAGCCAAAATTCCGGTCCTTTTAAAAGGGCCGACCGGGACCGGAAAGACACGCTTTGTTGAGTATATGGCGTATATGCTGGGCAAACAATTAAAACGGAAAAAGGGCCTGCCTGTGATCACGGTGGCCTGCCATGAGGACCTGACAACAACAGATCTGGTGGGGAAATTCCTGCTGAAGGGTGAGGAAACGGTCTGGATGGACGGTCCCCTCTCAACAGCAGTTAAAAAAGGCGGGATCTGCTACCTTGACGAGATTGTGGAGGCAAGGAAGGACACAACGGTGATTATTCATCCCCTGGCCGACCACAGGCGGATACTCCCGGTGGACAAAAAGGGAACAGTCATTGAAGCCCATGAATCCTTTTTCCTGGTGATCTCTTACAATCCCGGCTACCAGAGTATCATAAAAGAACTGAAGCAGAGCACCAAGCAGCGGTTCATTGCCATCAATTTTGACTACCCGGACAAAGAGAAGGAAGCCGAGATTATCGCCCATGAGAGCGGCGTTGACAAGAAAACTGCCGCTGATCTGGCGCGCATCGGAGAAAAGATCAGGCACATTGAAGGCCACGCTTTAACGGAAGGCGCGAGTACCCGGGTGCTGGTGTACGCGGGCAGTCTGATAAAAAAAGGGATTTCCGCCCGGCGGGCCTGCGATGTTTCCATAACGTCGCTGCTGACCGAAGAAAAAGAGGTGCGGCGTGCCATTAACGAAGTCATCTCAGCCGTATTCCCCGGATAG
- a CDS encoding type II toxin-antitoxin system VapC family toxin, which translates to MKAFIDSDVLIWHLRGERKALNLIRKLRDKEQLDLWTGVMQRAEVIFFMRPNEEEDTLLFLSQFQTAPVDQKIIDKAGELYRKWNPRHGIDINDAILAATTMQTNGRIYTLNVKHYPMPDVIVQQAWKV; encoded by the coding sequence GTGAAGGCCTTTATCGACTCCGACGTCCTGATCTGGCATCTGCGTGGCGAGCGCAAGGCGCTTAATCTGATCAGAAAGCTTCGCGACAAGGAGCAGTTGGATCTGTGGACGGGCGTCATGCAACGGGCGGAAGTGATTTTTTTTATGAGACCGAACGAGGAAGAAGATACGCTCTTGTTCTTATCACAATTTCAGACCGCCCCGGTTGATCAGAAAATTATCGATAAAGCGGGTGAACTTTACCGCAAGTGGAACCCACGCCATGGAATTGATATTAACGATGCCATTCTGGCCGCCACTACCATGCAAACCAATGGGCGGATATATACCTTGAATGTAAAACACTACCCCATGCCGGACGTGATCGTTCAACAGGCGTGGAAAGTGTAG
- a CDS encoding ATP-binding protein, with amino-acid sequence MHNINPTKGQKLGHTYIKRSLEPIIKRAASEFPAVVLTGPRQSGKTTLLKHLFSKQYQYVSLEPPDVRISAKEDPRAFLEMYPSPVIFDEIQNAPDLLPYIKEKIDADRSRAGQYLLTGSQNILLIQQVTESLAGRTAILRLLPFSQREIEAQPDRSLPWDAESPPDYSRKYSYQKLWEGFIRGYYPEPNVQTRRDTNLWHASYVQTYLERDVRTLRQVGDLSQFQSFLRALAARSAQLLNLTDIARDLGIAVNTAKAWLSILEATYQVIVLRPYFANVGKRLVKTPKIYFTDAGTLCYLVGLKDPAHAASGPMGGAIMETVVISEIIKTLTHQGVQPQTYFWRTTAGTEVDLIVDTGERLVPIEVKLSATLHPAMAAAIKTFQKDFGDAAGPGYIIHPGDTALPLGANVSALPLLEL; translated from the coding sequence ATGCATAATATCAACCCAACAAAGGGGCAAAAATTGGGCCATACATACATAAAGCGCTCTCTGGAGCCAATCATAAAAAGAGCGGCTTCTGAATTTCCCGCAGTTGTTCTCACCGGGCCTCGCCAGTCAGGCAAAACTACCTTGCTTAAACATTTATTCAGCAAGCAATACCAGTATGTTTCTCTTGAGCCACCCGATGTACGCATCTCTGCCAAAGAGGACCCGCGTGCCTTTTTGGAGATGTATCCATCGCCTGTGATTTTCGATGAGATACAAAACGCCCCCGACCTGCTGCCATATATTAAAGAAAAAATTGATGCTGATCGAAGCCGGGCCGGGCAATATTTATTGACAGGATCACAGAATATTTTGCTTATACAGCAAGTAACGGAATCTCTTGCCGGACGTACGGCGATATTGCGACTTTTACCGTTTTCACAAAGAGAGATTGAGGCACAGCCTGATCGTTCCTTGCCCTGGGATGCTGAATCTCCTCCAGATTATTCGCGCAAATATTCATACCAGAAGCTTTGGGAAGGATTTATTCGTGGATATTATCCGGAACCAAACGTCCAGACTCGCCGGGATACGAACCTCTGGCATGCCAGCTATGTCCAAACCTATCTGGAACGGGATGTTCGCACACTCAGGCAGGTGGGAGACTTGTCTCAATTCCAAAGCTTTCTAAGAGCGCTTGCAGCCAGAAGCGCCCAGTTACTGAATTTAACCGACATCGCCCGCGACCTTGGCATTGCCGTTAATACAGCCAAGGCCTGGCTATCCATTCTGGAAGCGACCTATCAGGTAATTGTGCTTCGCCCTTACTTTGCCAATGTTGGGAAACGGCTGGTAAAGACGCCCAAGATCTACTTTACCGATGCAGGCACACTCTGCTATCTGGTAGGGCTGAAAGACCCGGCGCACGCGGCTTCCGGACCAATGGGCGGTGCGATCATGGAGACAGTAGTAATTTCCGAAATAATAAAAACCTTAACGCATCAGGGAGTCCAGCCACAGACATACTTCTGGCGGACAACTGCCGGTACGGAAGTAGACCTCATAGTGGATACCGGTGAACGCCTTGTACCCATTGAAGTAAAACTGTCTGCTACACTCCATCCGGCGATGGCTGCGGCTATAAAAACATTTCAGAAAGATTTTGGGGATGCGGCCGGGCCGGGATATATCATCCATCCTGGAGATACGGCTCTTCCACTTGGCGCCAATGTTTCAGCACTGCCTCTTTTAGAACTCTGA
- a CDS encoding type IV toxin-antitoxin system AbiEi family antitoxin domain-containing protein yields the protein MKESPITIFRKHGGQLRMSEALSHGVTRYMLYSLRDKGIIEQVTRGVYRLTELPPLSNPDLVTVSLRFPNAVICLISALYYHNITTQIPHFVSVAVPRNSRIPSLDYPPVQAHRFNDEAYRSGIENRTIDGASVKIYAPEKTLADCFKFRNKIGMDVVLEALKLYRTRQQFNLEKLLMYAEVCRVKKIMAPYLEAML from the coding sequence ATGAAAGAATCTCCAATAACAATATTCCGGAAGCATGGTGGGCAACTTCGAATGAGTGAGGCGCTCTCTCACGGTGTTACACGGTATATGCTCTATTCGCTAAGAGACAAGGGAATCATAGAGCAAGTGACCAGAGGGGTCTATCGGCTGACGGAGCTGCCTCCGCTCTCCAACCCGGACCTTGTTACAGTAAGCCTTCGGTTCCCTAATGCCGTTATCTGTCTTATTTCAGCACTGTATTATCATAATATCACGACCCAGATTCCGCATTTTGTTTCAGTGGCGGTGCCAAGAAACTCGCGAATACCGTCACTCGACTATCCTCCTGTTCAGGCCCATCGATTCAATGATGAAGCTTACCGCTCCGGCATCGAAAATCGTACCATTGATGGCGCATCAGTAAAAATCTATGCTCCCGAGAAAACCCTGGCCGATTGTTTTAAATTCCGGAACAAAATTGGAATGGATGTTGTTCTTGAAGCGCTCAAACTATATAGAACCAGGCAACAATTCAACCTCGAAAAGCTGCTTATGTACGCAGAGGTGTGTCGAGTAAAAAAGATTATGGCGCCTTATCTGGAGGCAATGCTTTGA